GCATGGGAAATTACGCGATTTCGTGAAAAAATTTATACCGTTTCCGATTAATTAAGTAATAAACTCAAAGGAAACTGAATCGAAAATCCCAGTGCTTGTGCCTGTAATACTGCTACTGTTCCTGCTGCTTCTGCTGCTGCTGCTGCTGCTTCTGCTTCTTCTCTTCCCGGAATGAGTAAATCAGCAGGAAACGCATCCAAAATCGACAGGGAGAACAATCCACCAACTGCGCTATCTTGCTGTGCCAAATTGAGCGGTTCAAATAGTGGCTTTGTATTACAGTTTAGCTGTTGTGGATTTGTTAGTTTTTGTTCGTTGTTTTTCATTTTGTTAATCTTTAAAGCTATGTGAACGACTACACAAATACCAGGATAGGGGTACAGGGTGGGTTTTCCCCAACAGAAATGCCTGAGTTGCTGCGTAGCTTCTTTGGTTTTATATTCCCTGTAGGGGCAGGAGTCCCGATTCTCAAGATCCAAAAAATAAACTAAGTAATGTTTTAGTTTACACGTAATAATTTAGCATAGAAATCTTGTATAAATATAACCGCAGCCTCATATTTGAGGACACTTTTCATTGATCAGGACTCTGACACTGGTTTTATACTTAGTAATTCCAATTTAGCTATACATTTCTAGCTGCTTTTGTTTAGCTGTGAATACCGTCATAGTTACGATATTTAGCCATATCCCCCTTTTTTTGCTCCTGCGATATTTACAGTGCTGTTATTTAGCAGCTTGTAGCATTTTATGACCAAAAAATGTCTGGATGATTATTTTGAGTGATCAAATCGCGATTCTCTCCACACCACACAAAAAGGTGATAAAGTAGCTTGGGACACATTTAAAACGGCTCAGGGGCGGAAATGGTGGGCAAATCGGCGATACCCCTTTTAAAGTTTCATAAATTACTGTAACGTAAAGCACAAGTCCCCACTCTCAATGTACGCATAGGGTGGGGATTTTGAGCCGGTGATTCACGAAGTAAGGGTTGTAGAAGGCTACGCCACGCCAGCTATTGAGGTTCCACGGGACTGGGGGCTAAATTGATTGCACAAATAAACGTTCCACAGGGACCAAAACCCTGCGGAAAAAGGTTAGGATTCGCCGGAACGTTAGGACTCGGTGGCACAAATCTAGTTGCAAGACCTACTGCTTGATTTAAAATCACTTCTGTGAAACTTTGACCACCAACTACGCTATCTTGCTCTTCCAATTTGAGGGGTTCAAATAGTGGCATTTTATTGCAGTTTAGCTGTTGTAGATTTGTGGGTTTTTGTTCGTGGTTTTTCATTTTGTTAATCTTTGAAATGATTTGAACTGCTAAACAATCACCCGGATAGGGGTAATTTGTGGGCTTTCCCATTCAACAGAAATGCCTGAGTTGCTCAATAGCTGCTTTGGTCTTATATTCTCTCTAGGGAAAAAAGTCTTGATTTTCAAGATTCAAGAATAAACTAATTGACATTTGTCACGCATTCCTTAATAGCTTGATTTTTGCTGGTAGGACTGGCGTATGAGTAATGTTTTAGTTTACACGTAATAATTTAGCATAGAAGTCTTAGATAAAGATGGACGTACTCGCATAATTTAGGACATTGTTATTCCTCAAAATCGGTAATTTTATGGGTTTTTACTTAATGATTAGCACTTGCTAATACATTGCTATGTTGTTTGATTTGGATGTGAATGAGCCACATTTAGTATGATTAGGCAGATTTTTCCTTTTTTGAGATGGCTATATTTAGGGTGATGTTACTTAGCAGCTTGTAACATATTTTTTCCAGAAGTCAGTTGGTACAATAAAACAAATATATGTTTAGTTTTGTGAAAATGTGAAACCCCCTATTGTCAAGCTATTAGCTTTCTTTACATTTCGTTATAGACATTTAAATTTTTCCGCCGACTTAGTTCTTGACTCGGTACATTGGGATATATATTCAGAAAAATTTTCTGTGCAAACCTGACCCCTAAATAGTAATGAAAAACTATTATCAAGATTTTTTGATTCGTAACTGGGAGATAGGCGATCGCACCAGAGCAGCTTCTGTCGTCAGTTATGTATTATCAGAATATGGTCTGGGTTGGGAACCCAAGGGCGCAGACAAAGATGTGCTGCAAATAGAGGAATTTTACTTAGAAACTGGAGGTGAGTTTTGGGTAATCGAACACCAAAATCAGCTAGTTGGTACGGGGGCATATTACCCGATTAAACGTGGTAGAAAAGCTGTGGAAATCCGCAAAATGTATCTTTTATCGAGTGTCAGAGGTTTAGGACTGGGGAAATATTTATTACAACAACTAGAAGCAGCGATCGCCAACCGTGGTTTTCAGGAAATTTGGATTGAAACCGCTAGTGTATTGGTGGAAGCAGTCAAACTGTATGAAAGCAATGGTTATCAAGCTGCAACGGGAGTAGAAACACCACGCTGCGATCGCGTATATATGAAATTGCTGCACAATAGTTAAAAACTCAAGGGGATTTTCCCCATTTCCCACTCCCTACTCGTTTAAATGCCAATCTGGAAGCACAGTTTTAACAACTTTCTCAACCTGTTTCTGCAATCCAATTGTCTTTTATGCCAAAGACCTACATCTGGTGAATTTTGTCCTGACTGTACGAAGCAACTACAAAAGTGTCAGCACAAAGATCCTACGGTTTTGTGGCAACAACCAATACCAGTATTTGGCTGGGGAATGTATGGTGGGATTGTCAAAAGAGCGATCGCCGTGATGAAATATGAAAATCAACCGCAAATTGCCCGCCCCTTGGGTCAATGGCTAGGAGAAGCATGGTTGTTATCAAATGTGTCCAAAACGCTTCCTTTAGTTATCCCCATCCCACTTCATCCCCATAAGCAAAAAAAACGTGGTTATAACCAAGCTGCATTAATAGCAAAAAGTTTCTGTCAAACAACTGGGTTAAAATTGCAGGTCAATGGTTTAACCAGAGTCCAAGAAACTAAACCACAATTTGATTTATTAGTCTCTGAACGAGAAGCTAACTTAGCTGATGCATTTGCTGTTGGGCAAGAATTACGCCGTCGCCGTCCCCATGTCCCAGTGTTGTTAGTTGACGATATTTATACCACTGGTGCTACAACCAGGTCGGCTGTAAAAATACTTAATCAGCATGGTATTACCGTCTTAGGTTTAGTCGCTGTTACTACTCCCCAAAAACTTTACAAGCAAATTACAGCTGAACAAACCTATAATTAACCGATTACCCTGTTTTTGTGGGAACACAGTTTAATAATGATCAGTAAAGCTTTTGTGGTGGGTTTGAGACAACTAATGATTATTCCTGCCACCTTGTTAGTCATGGGCATCAATCCCAGGGTAGGATTTGCCCAAAATAAATTGTATAGTCCAATTCCTTTAACTCCCAGCACGGAACTTGCCGATACACTCTCAAATAAAGACATTCCCACAGGACAGGGTGGGTTTGGCCGTGATTATATGGTGAACCTGAACACAGGTGATAACTTAGTCATTGACTTGTCTTCTGAGAGTTTTGACACCATCATCACACTCTTAGGCCCCAATGGCGCGCAAGTGGCAGAAAATGATGATGGCCCGGATGGTACTAGCAATTCCTTACTGTTTACTCGCATTCAGGAAACCGGAAACTATATTATCCGTGTCTGGTCTTTTGGGGAAACCGGGGTTGGACCTTTTAAACTGAAGGTGACAAAACTGCAAGAAGTTAAGTAATTCGTAATTCGTAATTTGTAATTCGTAATTCGTAATTCGTAATTCGTAATTCGTAATTCGTAACTAAAAAGTGGTCAAAACGCAGAGAAATAAGGCTTCTGTCCACTCAACAACTGCGCCGTAGGTGTCTCCTGTGTGTCCGCCTAATTTGTGATGGAACCATAATCCGGTAAGGGTGGCGATCGCACTTCCAGCCAATATCATACTGAGGGCGAAAAATAAATATTTCCTATCTAATAGGACTAAAACACCACTGAGACTAAATAATAAAAACAGTCCCGGTAATAAATCCTGGTATGAACGAATCGCTGCTTTGTGAAATGCGCCTTTACCCGTCGGTTTCAAATAAGGATATCGAGCGATCGCTACTTGTTGTCCCCAGCGTCCCCATCCACAAGCCGCCATCAGCACTAGCCAACGGTGATCTGCAATATCTATGAACGCTGTGGTTTTCAGTAAGATTAAGGCGATCGCCGCCATCGCCCCAAATGCACCTGTAGCACTATCTGTCATCACCTCTAAGCGTTTTTCTGGGTTACCCACCGCCAAACCATCGGCAGTATCCATAGCCCCATCTAAGTGCAAACCTCCAGTAATCGCAATCCAAATACTCACCACCAAAGCGCTACGAGTGAGCAGTGGTATCCCCAAATAATTCATGACCACATCACATAGCCCTAAAATTGAGCCAATCATCACCCCGACTAGCGGGGCAAAATGCGCCACTCTGGCGAAGTCTAGCCCGTTTATATAGGGCAGAGGAATAGAACTGTAGAATATTATACTAGCAAATAAATTTAAACCTAATTTTTTCCACCACTGGGGCTGATTCATCGCGTTAATTAATATACCTAAACTTGCTGACAAATGTTGTCCACAATTCCGGTAGGAGCAGCAGTAGGGGATTTTAAAGCTTTAAAAAAGATCACCTATGATCAGAGACTCATTGAGAAAACTTTGTTATGCTGTTCTCAGTAATATCTGTTTCGAGTGCTGATTGCAACTGAATACCAGTGAAGTTAGCAAACCAAACTAGTACAAGAAAGAATTGGACTTTGCATTCTTCAACTAATAACTTACCCTAGACTTAATTGAGACGATCGCCCTCCAAAGTTGATATTTTTTTAAATGTAGGGGGCCAACAGGCTGTGAAATTGAGCTTTTAGCTGTGTTGTACCTCACCTTTGCTTATCTCCTATTTTCCTATGAGTCACCATCTACCCGACACCAGGATACCAGCTCCGTGTATTGTTAACACGGGAATAATTGTAAATAAGCTCGACATTCGGCGATTGCTGTCTGATTTAGGTCGAGTCCACTACATCTACACTCAATTCGGCAAATTACAGAGCGAGGGTGAAGGAGATGTGATGGAAGTCTTTGTTAATCCTCAAAGGTCTACCCTAGTTGCTAACTGTGCGCTTTACTTGAATGTTTATAGTTTTGATTACCTAGAACTCAAACAGTCCCCGCAACAAGAAACCTACTTTGATTTGTTGCAAGAAGGTATGTGTTTACGGCTGATTCCGCTTTCGACTCCCTCACAAGAGCGCAAGGAGCGCGGCTTGAATGTCAACGCCATAGAAGCGATGATGGAGCAAGTCTTCTCTGCTAAATGGGATGCAGAAATTGACGATGACTGTTCTGATTCATTTTAATGAGCAACAGATAAAGCATATACTCAAAAAGTCGGTCATAGGTTGGTCGTGAATATAACCCCTTTCAAAATGGGTAAAAATTGTAGTCAAAACATTCCTCTTAACTCTGTGTCCTCTGTGCCTCTGTGGTTAAATAAATTTCTTTTCCACCCCACCAAATACAGAGAACGAAGAGAGAAATCAGGCTTAGTAGTGATTACTCAAGTATTCACAATCAATCAATTACCACTATTTAAACATTTAGCGCGATCGCATTAATTTTACCTTGAGTGCCAACTTTTCTTTTCAATCCCTGGCTGAATGTAGCCAGACAAAAGCTAGGGCTGGGGTCTTTCATACTCCTCACGGCCCTGTGGAAACCCCAAGATTTATGCCTGTGGGAACCCTGGCAAATGTCAAAACTGTCACCCCAGACCAACTAAAAAGCACTGG
This genomic interval from Nodularia sp. LEGE 06071 contains the following:
- the cobS gene encoding adenosylcobinamide-GDP ribazoletransferase encodes the protein MNQPQWWKKLGLNLFASIIFYSSIPLPYINGLDFARVAHFAPLVGVMIGSILGLCDVVMNYLGIPLLTRSALVVSIWIAITGGLHLDGAMDTADGLAVGNPEKRLEVMTDSATGAFGAMAAIALILLKTTAFIDIADHRWLVLMAACGWGRWGQQVAIARYPYLKPTGKGAFHKAAIRSYQDLLPGLFLLFSLSGVLVLLDRKYLFFALSMILAGSAIATLTGLWFHHKLGGHTGDTYGAVVEWTEALFLCVLTTF
- a CDS encoding GNAT family N-acetyltransferase — encoded protein: MKNYYQDFLIRNWEIGDRTRAASVVSYVLSEYGLGWEPKGADKDVLQIEEFYLETGGEFWVIEHQNQLVGTGAYYPIKRGRKAVEIRKMYLLSSVRGLGLGKYLLQQLEAAIANRGFQEIWIETASVLVEAVKLYESNGYQAATGVETPRCDRVYMKLLHNS
- a CDS encoding ComF family protein; this encodes MPIWKHSFNNFLNLFLQSNCLLCQRPTSGEFCPDCTKQLQKCQHKDPTVLWQQPIPVFGWGMYGGIVKRAIAVMKYENQPQIARPLGQWLGEAWLLSNVSKTLPLVIPIPLHPHKQKKRGYNQAALIAKSFCQTTGLKLQVNGLTRVQETKPQFDLLVSEREANLADAFAVGQELRRRRPHVPVLLVDDIYTTGATTRSAVKILNQHGITVLGLVAVTTPQKLYKQITAEQTYN
- a CDS encoding PPC domain-containing protein, with protein sequence MISKAFVVGLRQLMIIPATLLVMGINPRVGFAQNKLYSPIPLTPSTELADTLSNKDIPTGQGGFGRDYMVNLNTGDNLVIDLSSESFDTIITLLGPNGAQVAENDDGPDGTSNSLLFTRIQETGNYIIRVWSFGETGVGPFKLKVTKLQEVK